One Gordonia mangrovi genomic region harbors:
- a CDS encoding aldehyde dehydrogenase family protein has product MTAANDATTIDKNWVPETRTLLIGDNDVEPGGETWDVYNPATEDVIATVGGATADQVDAAVAAARQAFPGWAALSGEQRSAHIHRFADALERAADRLLPSIVNEVGTPVSLAEYLQVKMAVDEHLRWAAEAAKTDRTIHLGEYDKPVPTMSDVVHDPVGVVAAITGYNYPLNLAIFKFGAALAAGCTVVLFPSPRTPLTTLFLGDLIKEAGLPPGVMNVIVGGTEVGKQLSSHPGVDRVSFTGSDGVGAKIMEQAAANLAGVTLELGGKSPNIVLEGVDVNKIAVEMHLRWSRNGGQGCAALARLLVHDSLYDEFLEAGASAFDQMVVGDPWDRATNIGPMIRPDHQARVQGFIDGSVAEGGKKLLEVTKPLPEKGWYVNPVLLGNLPHDARAVQNEIFGPVAVILPFRDTEEAIRLANDTPYGLAANVWCDDPTEARRVAEQIRAGTVWINGGGAMRPDAPFGGYGKSGVGRELGEWGMREYLEPKHIQWRL; this is encoded by the coding sequence ATGACCGCAGCGAACGACGCAACCACCATCGACAAGAACTGGGTTCCGGAAACCCGCACCCTGCTCATCGGCGACAACGACGTCGAACCCGGCGGTGAGACCTGGGATGTCTACAACCCGGCTACCGAGGACGTCATCGCCACCGTCGGCGGCGCCACCGCCGACCAGGTCGATGCCGCGGTCGCCGCAGCGCGCCAGGCCTTTCCGGGCTGGGCTGCGCTCTCGGGCGAACAGCGTTCGGCGCACATCCACCGCTTCGCCGACGCCCTGGAACGCGCCGCCGACCGACTGCTGCCGTCGATCGTGAACGAGGTGGGCACTCCCGTCTCGCTGGCGGAGTACCTGCAGGTCAAGATGGCCGTCGACGAGCACCTGCGGTGGGCCGCGGAGGCCGCGAAGACCGACCGCACCATCCATCTCGGCGAGTACGACAAGCCGGTGCCCACGATGAGCGACGTGGTGCACGATCCGGTCGGTGTGGTCGCGGCCATCACCGGCTACAACTATCCGCTGAACCTGGCGATCTTCAAATTCGGCGCCGCGCTGGCCGCCGGCTGCACCGTGGTGCTGTTCCCGTCCCCGCGCACCCCGCTGACCACACTGTTCCTCGGTGACCTCATCAAGGAGGCCGGCCTCCCGCCGGGCGTCATGAACGTCATCGTGGGCGGTACCGAGGTGGGCAAGCAGTTGTCGTCGCACCCCGGTGTGGACCGGGTGTCGTTCACCGGCTCGGATGGTGTCGGCGCCAAGATCATGGAGCAGGCCGCCGCCAACCTCGCCGGTGTGACCCTCGAGCTCGGCGGTAAGTCCCCGAACATCGTGCTCGAAGGGGTGGATGTCAACAAGATCGCCGTCGAGATGCATCTGCGGTGGTCGCGCAACGGTGGTCAGGGCTGTGCGGCCCTGGCCCGGCTCTTGGTGCACGACAGCCTCTACGACGAGTTCCTCGAGGCGGGCGCGAGTGCGTTCGACCAGATGGTGGTCGGTGACCCGTGGGATCGGGCCACCAACATCGGTCCGATGATCCGGCCCGATCATCAGGCCCGCGTGCAGGGCTTCATCGACGGGTCGGTCGCCGAGGGCGGCAAGAAGCTCCTGGAGGTGACCAAGCCGTTGCCGGAGAAGGGCTGGTACGTCAATCCGGTTCTGCTGGGGAACCTTCCGCACGACGCCCGCGCGGTGCAGAACGAGATCTTCGGGCCGGTCGCGGTGATCCTGCCGTTCCGCGACACCGAGGAGGCCATCCGCCTGGCCAACGACACCCCGTACGGTCTGGCCGCCAACGTGTGGTGCGACGACCCGACCGAGGCACGCCGGGTGGCCGAGCAGATCCGGGCCGGCACCGTGTGGATCAACGGTGGTGGCGCGATGCGTCCCGACGCGCCGTTCGGCGGTTACGGCAAATCCGGTGTCGGCCGCGAGCTCGGCGAGTGGGGTATGCGGGAGTACCTGGAGCCCAAGCACATCCAGTGGAGGCTGTGA
- a CDS encoding CaiB/BaiF CoA transferase family protein has translation MTDNATSGSAPLAGVKVIELGTMYAAPTAGRMLRDFGADVLKVEDPTTGDYARQWIPQKDGLSLGFSRLNAGKRSVGVDLRNPEGRELVKRLIADADVVVESFRPGRLESWGLGPAELHEINPGLVIARVSGFGQTGPNRLLPGFGTVAETASGFANVNGWPDSPPTSPPFGFADSIAGLSAAMGVSMALFNRSRTGKGEVVDVALYEPLMFIVGDMFLKYTALGEIQQRIGNSTGAASPRGIYEAADGKFLSIAASNQAIATRLFAAMGRAEVISDPRYATNAARLEHNDEVQAMVIDWCKSLPRKEILDTLEKFEVVCAPVNDASDVVADPHFRERTLVEITGNEILRNTLMPGPVLHMGGYDGPTYDGVPTVGEHTREVLTDRLSLDDAELSRLADAGVIPG, from the coding sequence ATGACCGACAATGCGACGAGCGGATCGGCCCCCCTGGCGGGCGTCAAGGTCATCGAGCTCGGCACCATGTATGCGGCGCCCACCGCAGGACGCATGCTGCGCGACTTCGGTGCCGACGTCCTGAAGGTCGAGGACCCGACCACCGGCGACTATGCACGACAGTGGATTCCGCAGAAGGACGGCCTCTCGCTCGGCTTCTCGCGACTCAATGCGGGGAAGCGCTCGGTGGGTGTCGATCTGCGCAACCCGGAAGGGCGCGAACTCGTCAAGCGGCTCATCGCCGACGCCGACGTCGTCGTCGAGTCCTTCCGGCCCGGACGGCTGGAGAGCTGGGGTCTGGGTCCGGCGGAACTGCACGAGATCAACCCCGGTCTGGTCATCGCGCGGGTGTCCGGGTTCGGGCAGACCGGCCCGAACCGGCTGCTGCCGGGCTTCGGCACCGTGGCCGAAACCGCCAGTGGCTTCGCGAATGTGAACGGCTGGCCGGACAGCCCGCCGACCTCCCCGCCGTTCGGGTTCGCCGACTCGATCGCCGGACTGTCGGCCGCGATGGGTGTGTCCATGGCGCTGTTCAACCGCAGCCGGACCGGCAAGGGCGAGGTCGTCGACGTCGCGCTGTACGAGCCGCTGATGTTCATCGTCGGCGACATGTTCCTCAAGTACACAGCGCTCGGGGAGATCCAGCAGCGGATCGGCAACTCGACCGGTGCGGCGTCGCCGCGCGGCATCTACGAGGCGGCCGACGGCAAGTTCCTCTCCATCGCCGCCTCCAATCAGGCGATCGCCACCCGGCTGTTCGCTGCGATGGGGCGTGCGGAGGTCATCTCCGATCCGCGGTACGCCACCAACGCGGCTCGTCTGGAGCACAACGACGAGGTGCAGGCGATGGTGATCGACTGGTGCAAGTCGCTGCCGCGCAAGGAGATCCTGGACACGCTGGAGAAGTTCGAGGTGGTGTGCGCCCCGGTCAACGACGCCTCCGACGTCGTCGCCGACCCGCACTTCCGCGAGCGGACCCTGGTGGAGATCACCGGCAACGAGATCCTGCGCAACACGCTGATGCCCGGTCCGGTGTTGCACATGGGCGGCTACGACGGGCCCACCTACGACGGTGTGCCCACCGTCGGCGAGCACACCCGCGAGGTGCTGACCGACCGGCTGTCGCTCGACGACGCGGAGCTCTCCCGCCTCGCCGATGCCGGCGTCATCCCGGGCTGA
- a CDS encoding AMP-binding protein encodes MTVYTDLKPNFANPEDWTLATVLRTHAADTPDASCLLAPEEDVEFTYAEALLEAEKIAGAWDAAGAERGDRVVIMALNSSRLVLSWWATAVGGTVQVPVNTNYEGEFLRHQLDVVNARWAVIDDAFAERFVALGDKARGIEKFWLIDTGRLDDALATLRDAGFAAAPWDELRAGTPLSAPAPRAQDLGAIFFTSGTTGPSKGVAMPHSQLYFFAQSVVSLTRLTADDRYLTTTPLFHGNAQFMAVFPALVAGASAVIRPKFSASRWIDHVRDSGVTVTNFVGVMMDFAWKQAPRDNDLDNKLRCVYAAPIASTIAEEFKTRYGIETFVNAFGLTETSAPILSPYGVDIPPGAAGLQASDWFDVRLVDPETDREVEVGEVGELVVRPVSPWTCSMGYYGMPEKTVEAWRNLWFHTGDALRKDHDGWYYFVDRYKDALRRRGENISSYEVEQVVLAHPAVVECAVIGVPADVEAGEDEVLAAVVVNQQVDAAELLAFCDGRIPAFARPRFVRVVTELPKTPSEKVRKSVLRDEGITVDTFDATATPAEPASAH; translated from the coding sequence ATGACCGTCTACACCGACTTGAAACCCAACTTCGCCAATCCCGAGGACTGGACGCTCGCGACGGTGCTGCGCACCCACGCCGCCGACACCCCGGATGCGTCGTGTCTGCTCGCACCGGAGGAAGACGTCGAGTTCACCTACGCCGAAGCACTTCTCGAAGCCGAGAAGATCGCCGGCGCCTGGGATGCCGCGGGTGCCGAGCGCGGTGACCGGGTGGTGATCATGGCGCTGAACTCCTCGCGCCTGGTGCTGAGCTGGTGGGCGACCGCCGTCGGCGGCACCGTGCAGGTGCCGGTGAACACCAACTACGAGGGCGAGTTCCTGCGCCATCAGCTCGACGTGGTGAACGCCCGGTGGGCGGTGATCGACGACGCCTTCGCCGAGCGGTTCGTCGCCCTCGGCGACAAGGCGCGCGGCATCGAGAAGTTCTGGCTCATCGACACCGGCCGGCTCGACGACGCGTTGGCCACCCTGCGCGACGCCGGTTTCGCGGCGGCCCCGTGGGACGAGCTTCGGGCGGGTACCCCACTGTCGGCACCGGCACCGCGGGCGCAGGATCTGGGTGCGATCTTCTTCACCTCCGGCACCACCGGACCGTCGAAGGGGGTGGCGATGCCGCATTCGCAGCTCTACTTCTTCGCACAGTCGGTGGTGTCGCTGACGCGGCTGACCGCCGACGACCGCTACCTCACCACCACCCCGCTGTTCCACGGCAACGCCCAGTTCATGGCGGTGTTCCCGGCGCTGGTGGCCGGCGCCAGCGCGGTGATCCGGCCCAAGTTCAGCGCCAGCCGCTGGATCGACCATGTCCGCGACTCCGGTGTCACCGTCACCAACTTCGTCGGCGTGATGATGGACTTCGCGTGGAAGCAGGCCCCACGCGACAACGACCTCGACAACAAGCTGCGCTGCGTCTACGCCGCCCCCATCGCCTCGACGATCGCCGAGGAGTTCAAGACCCGCTACGGGATCGAGACATTCGTCAACGCCTTCGGCCTCACCGAGACGTCGGCCCCCATCCTGTCGCCGTACGGCGTCGACATCCCGCCGGGCGCCGCCGGACTGCAGGCATCGGACTGGTTCGACGTCCGGCTCGTCGACCCCGAGACGGACCGCGAGGTGGAGGTCGGCGAGGTCGGCGAGCTGGTGGTGCGGCCGGTGTCCCCGTGGACGTGCAGCATGGGCTACTACGGAATGCCGGAGAAGACCGTCGAGGCGTGGCGCAACCTGTGGTTCCACACCGGCGACGCGCTGCGCAAAGATCACGACGGTTGGTACTACTTCGTGGACCGCTACAAGGACGCGCTGCGCCGCCGCGGCGAGAACATTTCGTCCTACGAGGTCGAACAGGTCGTGCTCGCCCATCCCGCCGTGGTGGAGTGCGCGGTGATCGGGGTGCCCGCCGACGTCGAGGCCGGCGAGGACGAGGTCCTCGCGGCGGTCGTGGTCAATCAGCAGGTCGACGCCGCCGAGCTGCTCGCCTTCTGCGACGGCCGGATTCCGGCCTTCGCCCGCCCCCGCTTCGTCCGGGTGGTGACCGAGCTGCCCAAGACCCCGTCGGAGAAGGTCCGCAAATCGGTGCTGCGCGACGAGGGCATCACCGTCGACACTTTCGACGCGACGGCCACACCGGCCGAGCCGGCAAGCGCACACTGA
- a CDS encoding nuclear transport factor 2 family protein, producing MTGHAGTEGSLSNIHDQQRLLVSPEEIEGVRAVLHQYAYAVDTCDESLLAEVLTDDVVLHRVDGARAGADAVLAFYRTVFDGPTIWSKHLVTNLTCTATSHGYDVDAYVQAISRTADTGMMVLAEYHDQVVRDDTGRYRIAVKSIDVQQTFPIEVRHG from the coding sequence ATGACCGGCCACGCCGGAACGGAGGGCTCGTTGTCGAATATTCATGACCAGCAACGCCTGCTCGTCAGCCCCGAGGAGATCGAGGGCGTCCGGGCGGTTCTGCACCAATACGCCTATGCGGTGGACACCTGCGATGAGTCATTGCTCGCGGAGGTACTGACCGACGACGTGGTGCTACATCGCGTCGACGGAGCCCGCGCAGGCGCCGACGCGGTCCTGGCGTTCTACCGGACCGTGTTCGACGGCCCGACGATCTGGAGCAAGCACCTCGTCACCAACCTGACCTGCACGGCGACTTCACACGGCTACGACGTGGACGCCTACGTCCAGGCGATCTCTCGCACCGCCGACACCGGCATGATGGTCCTCGCCGAATACCACGATCAGGTGGTCCGCGACGACACCGGCCGCTATCGGATCGCGGTGAAGTCCATCGACGTGCAACAGACCTTCCCGATCGAGGTGCGCCATGGCTGA
- a CDS encoding LLM class flavin-dependent oxidoreductase, with product MEFGFLLGDQPLSTPPGEHLDLLLRNVEAGQRAGFTHFTIGQHFLYSDFRWMQPIPILARLAAEIDDHVRIGTTVLVGPLQHPVQLAEDLATLDIITGGKLIVGLGTGYLEREYAAFDKPYSKRYGMLEEQIEILTALWTQDRVTYDGQFWQLDDVTTHIHPIQKPRPPIWLGAMKKVGVRRAARSGDVWTITPQQTVDEVAQLVQIYVEERQARGLPLTPFPLRRELQVADSYDEALRDFAAVARGKYVSYASQGMGLLDQERVEREFLANIADHVLLGTGAQVRDQITAIAGRLPIGPLLIRPHWPGMDAEQSALYLERVGREVVAPLKDLQSVGFDALVA from the coding sequence ATGGAATTCGGATTTCTTCTCGGTGACCAGCCGCTCTCGACGCCTCCCGGCGAGCACCTCGATCTGTTGCTGCGCAACGTCGAGGCCGGGCAGCGTGCCGGTTTCACCCACTTCACGATCGGCCAGCATTTCCTGTATTCGGACTTCCGGTGGATGCAGCCCATCCCGATCCTCGCCAGGCTGGCCGCGGAGATCGACGATCACGTCCGCATCGGAACAACGGTCTTGGTGGGCCCGTTACAGCACCCCGTCCAGCTCGCCGAGGATCTCGCCACCCTCGACATCATCACCGGCGGAAAGCTCATCGTCGGGCTGGGAACCGGATACCTGGAGCGCGAATACGCGGCCTTCGACAAGCCGTACAGCAAGCGCTACGGCATGCTCGAGGAACAGATCGAGATCCTCACCGCGCTGTGGACCCAGGATCGCGTCACCTACGACGGACAGTTCTGGCAGCTGGATGACGTCACGACCCACATCCACCCGATCCAGAAACCGCGTCCCCCGATCTGGTTGGGCGCGATGAAGAAGGTCGGCGTACGTCGGGCCGCCCGCAGCGGTGATGTCTGGACGATCACCCCGCAACAGACCGTCGACGAGGTGGCGCAGCTCGTGCAGATCTACGTGGAGGAGCGTCAGGCCCGCGGGTTGCCGCTCACTCCCTTCCCGCTGCGCCGGGAACTCCAGGTCGCCGACAGTTACGACGAGGCACTACGAGACTTCGCGGCCGTCGCCCGCGGCAAGTACGTCTCGTATGCGTCCCAGGGCATGGGTTTGCTGGATCAGGAGCGCGTCGAGCGCGAGTTCCTGGCGAATATCGCCGACCATGTGCTGCTCGGCACCGGCGCCCAGGTGCGCGATCAGATCACCGCCATCGCCGGCCGACTTCCGATCGGCCCGTTGCTGATACGCCCACACTGGCCGGGGATGGACGCCGAACAGTCGGCTCTCTACCTGGAACGGGTGGGACGCGAGGTCGTTGCGCCGCTGAAGGATCTGCAGTCGGTGGGCTTCGACGCCCTGGTCGCATGA
- a CDS encoding HpcH/HpaI aldolase/citrate lyase family protein — translation MQPYRSILFVPGHRPAWVDKAIAAGADCVVLDLEDSVPAEQKEPARATVAEAITRVRQTNPDVGLFVRVNPLATRLTGGDLEAVVVPGLTGIFAPKIEEAVDVLQYDALLDHFEMRNGVDDLEYIVPVETVKAIQNCREVAGASPRVGAMIGPSAEHADIAREVGYEWTPEGLETLYLRSRVLLACREFGLHALTGLWEDLENLDGLREFAVRGRQLGFRGMIAIHPSHVATVNDAFSPSEEDIAFYEGMVKAYEAAAADGTGALRYRGLHIDKAHYDKAIGWLARATAIAGKANR, via the coding sequence GTGCAGCCATACCGCTCCATCCTCTTCGTCCCCGGCCACCGGCCGGCGTGGGTCGACAAGGCCATCGCCGCGGGCGCCGACTGCGTTGTCCTCGATCTCGAGGACTCGGTGCCGGCCGAACAGAAAGAGCCCGCCCGGGCCACCGTCGCCGAGGCGATCACCCGGGTACGCCAGACCAACCCTGACGTCGGACTGTTCGTGCGGGTCAACCCGCTGGCCACCCGGCTGACCGGCGGTGACCTCGAGGCTGTCGTCGTCCCCGGGCTCACCGGCATCTTCGCCCCGAAGATCGAGGAGGCCGTCGACGTGCTGCAATACGACGCGCTGCTCGATCACTTCGAGATGCGTAACGGCGTTGACGATCTCGAGTACATCGTCCCGGTCGAGACCGTGAAGGCGATCCAGAACTGCCGCGAGGTGGCCGGCGCGTCTCCGCGGGTGGGCGCGATGATCGGGCCGTCGGCCGAGCACGCCGACATCGCCCGCGAGGTCGGCTACGAGTGGACGCCGGAAGGGCTGGAGACCCTCTACCTACGCAGTCGCGTGTTGCTCGCGTGCCGCGAGTTCGGGTTACATGCGCTGACCGGGCTCTGGGAGGACCTCGAGAACCTCGACGGTCTGCGTGAATTCGCCGTCCGTGGACGCCAACTCGGGTTCCGCGGCATGATCGCCATCCACCCCTCGCATGTGGCGACGGTGAACGACGCGTTCAGTCCGTCCGAGGAGGACATCGCGTTCTACGAGGGCATGGTCAAGGCCTACGAGGCGGCCGCGGCCGACGGCACGGGAGCGCTGCGCTACCGGGGGCTGCACATCGACAAAGCACACTACGACAAGGCGATCGGATGGCTGGCGCGAGCCACCGCGATCGCTGGAAAGGCGAACCGATGA
- a CDS encoding acyl-CoA dehydrogenase family protein encodes MDYSTDPTHDDIRQAVRTLCKAFPDEYWMEHDNSHEFPWEFYNAIAEGGWLGLTVPEEYGGGGLGVTEAAIVEREISASGAGMGGCSAVHIGIFGFEPIIHHGSEEMKRKYLPRVVTGELHTSFAVTEPDAGTDTTNIKTFAKKVDGGWLVTGKKVWITKAQEAEKMLLLCRTSPRDENTKRTAGMTLLFADVDRDKVQIREIPKMGRNAVDTNELFIDELFVADSDVVGEVGHGFRTILGGLNAERVISANAALGIGEAALRRGVQYAKEREVFGRPIGQNQGIAFQLAEARIKLDAAQAVLDKAAWMVDQGLPCGREANAAKYLCAEAGFFAADAALQVHGGFGFGKEFHVERYFREARLMRIAPISQEMVLNYTAEHVLGLPRSY; translated from the coding sequence GTGGACTACTCGACCGATCCCACACACGACGACATCCGGCAGGCCGTCCGCACCCTGTGCAAGGCGTTTCCGGACGAATACTGGATGGAACATGACAACTCGCACGAGTTCCCGTGGGAGTTCTACAACGCGATCGCCGAGGGCGGCTGGCTCGGCCTGACCGTCCCCGAGGAGTACGGGGGCGGCGGGCTCGGCGTCACCGAGGCCGCCATCGTCGAACGCGAGATCTCCGCATCGGGCGCCGGGATGGGCGGCTGCAGTGCGGTGCACATCGGCATCTTCGGTTTCGAGCCGATCATCCACCACGGCAGCGAGGAGATGAAGCGCAAGTACCTTCCCCGCGTGGTCACCGGTGAGTTGCACACCTCGTTCGCCGTCACCGAACCCGACGCCGGCACCGACACCACCAACATCAAGACCTTCGCCAAGAAGGTCGACGGCGGCTGGCTGGTCACCGGCAAGAAGGTGTGGATCACCAAGGCCCAAGAGGCCGAGAAAATGCTGCTGCTGTGCCGTACCAGCCCGCGGGACGAGAACACCAAGCGCACCGCCGGCATGACGCTGCTGTTCGCCGACGTCGACCGCGACAAGGTACAGATCCGCGAGATCCCCAAGATGGGCCGCAACGCCGTCGACACCAACGAGCTGTTCATCGACGAACTGTTCGTCGCCGACTCCGATGTGGTCGGCGAGGTCGGCCACGGATTCCGCACCATCCTCGGCGGGCTCAACGCCGAACGCGTCATCTCCGCCAATGCCGCACTGGGCATCGGTGAGGCCGCGCTGCGCCGCGGCGTGCAATACGCCAAGGAGCGTGAGGTGTTCGGCCGACCCATCGGCCAGAACCAGGGCATCGCCTTCCAGCTCGCCGAGGCACGCATCAAACTCGATGCGGCCCAAGCAGTTCTCGACAAGGCCGCGTGGATGGTCGATCAGGGTCTGCCCTGCGGCCGCGAGGCCAATGCCGCGAAGTATCTGTGCGCCGAGGCCGGCTTCTTCGCCGCCGACGCCGCGCTGCAGGTGCACGGCGGATTCGGCTTCGGCAAGGAGTTCCACGTGGAACGCTACTTCCGTGAGGCCCGCCTGATGCGCATCGCACCGATCAGCCAGGAGATGGTGCTCAACTACACCGCCGAGCACGTCCTCGGCCTGCCCCGCAGCTACTGA
- a CDS encoding MaoC family dehydratase produces the protein MRGLYFEEFEVGKHYKHAMTRTVTEMDNVMFTSLTMNIQPLHLDEEFCKGTIHGQRVVNSLFTVALIGAFHVPELTMGTTLGNLGYDKVKFPNPVFHGDTLRAETTILDKRESKSRDDSGIVWFEHKGFNQRDELVCLLERVGLMAKLPAELKEGA, from the coding sequence ATGAGAGGGCTGTACTTCGAGGAGTTCGAGGTCGGCAAGCATTACAAGCACGCCATGACCCGCACGGTCACCGAGATGGACAATGTCATGTTCACCTCGCTGACCATGAACATCCAGCCGCTGCACCTCGACGAGGAGTTCTGCAAGGGCACCATCCACGGTCAGCGGGTCGTCAACAGCCTGTTCACCGTGGCGCTCATCGGCGCCTTCCACGTCCCCGAACTCACCATGGGCACCACGCTGGGGAATCTAGGCTACGACAAGGTGAAGTTCCCCAACCCGGTCTTCCACGGCGACACCCTGCGCGCCGAGACCACGATCCTGGACAAGCGAGAGTCCAAGAGCCGCGACGATTCCGGCATCGTCTGGTTCGAACACAAGGGCTTCAATCAACGCGACGAGCTGGTGTGTCTGCTCGAACGTGTCGGCCTGATGGCCAAACTGCCGGCCGAGTTGAAAGAAGGTGCCTGA
- a CDS encoding mycofactocin-coupled SDR family oxidoreductase, translated as MGILEGKVAFVTGAARGQGRAHAVTLASEGADVIAIDIDDPIANVAYAHATTADLEETAAQVEKLDRRILAITADVRSSDQLDTVVAKGISMFGKIDVVVANAGIFTQAPFWEMDEQMWDDVQDVNLKGVWRTMKAVVPHMIENRRGSIVLTSSVNSVIGNPNAAHYAASKHGVLGLMRSAAQSLGPLGIRVNSVAPGLIDTPMTNFQTMYDQMAGHPGADRSDYDKAALHYGILRAQGSLPPETIANAAAWLASDGTYAVTGQNIVVDAGHTIMPGFNPAPVETF; from the coding sequence ATGGGCATCCTCGAAGGCAAGGTCGCCTTCGTCACCGGAGCCGCACGCGGCCAGGGCCGAGCGCACGCCGTGACCCTGGCGTCCGAGGGAGCCGACGTGATCGCCATCGACATCGACGATCCGATCGCGAACGTCGCCTACGCTCACGCCACTACGGCCGATCTCGAAGAGACCGCCGCGCAGGTGGAGAAGCTCGACCGCCGCATCCTCGCCATCACCGCCGACGTCCGGTCGAGCGACCAATTGGATACGGTGGTGGCCAAGGGCATTTCAATGTTCGGCAAGATCGACGTCGTGGTCGCCAATGCGGGCATCTTCACCCAGGCGCCGTTCTGGGAGATGGACGAGCAGATGTGGGACGACGTGCAGGACGTCAACCTGAAGGGCGTCTGGCGCACGATGAAGGCCGTGGTGCCGCACATGATCGAGAACAGACGCGGCTCCATCGTGCTCACCTCATCGGTGAACAGCGTCATCGGCAATCCCAACGCCGCCCACTACGCCGCCTCCAAGCACGGCGTGCTCGGCCTGATGCGCAGTGCCGCACAGTCGCTCGGGCCCTTGGGGATACGGGTGAACTCGGTGGCCCCGGGACTCATCGACACCCCGATGACCAACTTCCAGACCATGTACGACCAGATGGCCGGTCACCCCGGCGCCGACCGCTCCGACTACGACAAAGCCGCACTGCACTACGGCATCCTGCGCGCCCAGGGCTCTTTGCCGCCCGAGACGATCGCGAACGCCGCCGCCTGGCTCGCATCGGATGGAACCTACGCGGTGACGGGACAGAACATTGTCGTGGACGCCGGGCACACCATCATGCCCGGCTTCAATCCCGCGCCGGTGGAGACATTCTGA
- a CDS encoding SDR family NAD(P)-dependent oxidoreductase, which translates to MNRFDNRIAAVIGGGSGMGRSISLRLASEGAFVYVTDLSEEAAEKVTAEIEADGGKGKAVRVDATDNDSLQALFDTIEAEHGVLHVLHAQVGMPGPGGLELDDAGWQRNIDVNVKTAYYSTTMAFPLLRKANGKGSVTLTSSTSALIGSPFSPIYSMTKGSLVPFGRALALNGAKDGIRVNVICPGQVKTPMLAQFFGREPGADVSALTADFVKTIPLGRGAEPEEIASVIAFLNSDDASYVTGTTIPVDGGLTAQ; encoded by the coding sequence ATGAACCGCTTCGACAATCGCATCGCCGCAGTCATCGGCGGCGGCTCCGGCATGGGCCGCTCCATCAGCCTTCGTCTGGCATCGGAAGGGGCGTTCGTCTACGTCACCGACCTGAGCGAGGAGGCCGCCGAGAAGGTCACCGCCGAGATCGAGGCCGACGGCGGCAAGGGCAAGGCCGTCCGCGTCGACGCCACCGACAACGATTCGCTGCAGGCACTGTTCGACACCATCGAGGCCGAACACGGTGTGCTGCACGTCCTGCACGCGCAGGTCGGCATGCCCGGGCCCGGCGGACTCGAGCTCGACGACGCGGGCTGGCAGCGCAACATCGACGTCAACGTCAAGACCGCGTACTACTCCACCACGATGGCATTCCCGTTGCTGCGCAAAGCCAACGGCAAGGGTTCGGTCACCCTCACGTCCTCGACGTCGGCACTGATCGGTTCGCCGTTCAGCCCGATCTACTCGATGACCAAGGGATCGCTGGTGCCCTTCGGCCGGGCCCTGGCGCTCAACGGCGCCAAAGACGGCATCCGGGTCAACGTGATCTGCCCGGGCCAGGTCAAGACCCCGATGCTCGCACAGTTCTTCGGCCGCGAACCGGGTGCCGACGTCTCGGCACTGACCGCCGACTTCGTCAAGACCATCCCGCTGGGCCGCGGCGCCGAGCCAGAGGAGATCGCATCGGTGATCGCGTTCCTCAACAGCGACGACGCGAGCTACGTCACCGGCACGACGATCCCCGTCGACGGCGGACTCACCGCCCAGTGA